The genomic DNA GATAGAGAAGATAGAGGTGCTGTCTCCCAGTTTATCCTGCGAACACCTGGAGATCATGTAAGGGAACTGCATTGTTTTCTTCTGCATAGGTCTCAAATCTATGCTCATCGCATTCATAGCAAAAACTCAACAAACGAATGCATtgttttttatgtcttttcAGTGTGACTCTAAAGGAAGGAGGAGAACAGaaatgtctgaacacacactcgcatttTGCAAAGAATTTAATCAAGAATATGGAAAAAGACAAGAGGTATGGTAAAAAGTCATTTAAATTTGACATATTTTCTTTGCCTTTACTGAGCTTTATAAGCATTTTAACAGGCTTTTTCCAAGAGCCACACAATGTTCAGTGCATTGTCTATATTGGGTACTAACAGTTGTATGATTTCTGTTGCAGGAGCAATGCCAGAAGGGATGAAAAGAAACATTCAGTCCACTGAAAGCATGGCCAGTGAGATCTGAGAGATGACACCAAGTAAACTACCAAATGTGTGATTCAAATGCTTTGACAAAATGCAAATTGAACAGTGTAAATACTGAAAGATCTATGTACAGTTGTATAGTTAATATATTCACTTAATTGTATAGAACTATTCTAAATTATGTTCCATAATTTCTTTTGTATTGAAAGCTCAAGGCAATTTCTAGGCAGTTAAAAACCAATGTGTTTGATTTTAATAACACCATTTTTGATGTATACTttgatgtaaataaaatatttgttattaCACTTCAGTGCTGGTGTATTCATATTATTTGTTGGGGGGAGGTTTTCATTCTCACATGCATTGAACATAAAAAAGTATGACTTTCTTGAAAAAACAAAGGCATGCAactcataaataaatacaatcataTAATCATGACTGATAGCATAAACAAACTATAACACAAGGACGAGAATCCAATCTCATTCAGACCatcacacatggacacatgaATATGCATGAAGAAATAGCCTATGTCTCACCTTTATGTTCACCATCAGATGTCATAGAGCCCACACCACAATGCCTGGATAAGCACTTTGATCCACgctcaacaaaaataaatcaccaGAGGAAGACTGGGTTAGGCTGGCAGGTTAAAAGATTTGGGGAAATTAATGCATTGCAACACTCAGCTCCTGTGCTGGCTGTAGAAACCAAAGAGTTCTACTGTTGTTCTGTGAGAAGTGTGTGATTCTGAAACTTTTTCATTCGTATAGACTAATGAATCATAGTTCAAAAAAGttccaattccaattccaaCTGCaattccaattatttttggaCAAATGAATGCCAAGTGAAAATGAATTAAGGAGCAAAATGAAACTTGGaatataatcacacacacattaaaatgaaCTGGAAATGACTATTTTGCTCCCTAACAATTACTGATAAAATACGATCTGAATGTGCATTACCTTCACTTCGCAAAGCATCTGACTCAGTTTATGAATACAGATGTACAATCCACATTTGTGAATACAATGTTAGTGAAAAACGCAGTGACAAACGTAACAGAACCTGCCGTCTTtccgtagtgttctagtaaaaatatgtttgccgaacaggtgactttatgagatcttgacttgctacacaacactattcaTAGTTTTCACTTTGGTTAACCAACTATATTGGAGCAAGCATTGGCTACATAACTAGCAGGCTATacaactaagatatgatagtctaccacaaacgatgcaaccgcaacttacagtttgagagaaacgGGTGATTGAACATACaaagagacaaaaggaacgtgtagctgccaaGATTGCAcgccagacaagcgatcactgaaactctctatactattgcttatctagttagaaaacaataccagtccgctataacaagcaaattagcaattactagttagcttcccgaatgtacaaatagccacctgaagcacaacgcttgtgcaatcgctactatgaaaggcaaaaaaaaaaaaagaagaagactgCTCTCAGAGTAGTCGTCgggcagttggaaggttgccggtttgatcctggtctgggcgtgtcgaagtgtccctgagcaagacacctaaccctacattgctcctggcgagctggttggtgcattgcatggcaggcaattgccattggtgtgtaactctgtgtgtcACTCACATTTATCTTCccacatttctgcatttcaggGATGACAAATACTTCTGTAGCCGTATTTCCATGTGATTATGGAACTGAAGGAATGATTATCGCATATTGGAAATGGGTTCAATATTCAAGAgctgcctaaccctgttcctggagatctactgccctgtacattttcacacaaaGCCTGACAAAGCTCGCCACAGGAGAGATCTCATTGACCTTAGCTGAGTCAGGTGTGTCAAATCATGgtggaaatgaaaacctacaggacagtagatttCCAAGAACATGGTTGGCCAGCCCTGCAGTATTCATTGAGCACTGAAGCACTGTgccttttgtttcctgtgtgcatgtgtgcgcacgcCCCTTAACCGAAGGGAACTGCCTGTTCAGAGTTTAAATCCATCGCGGAATTATTCTCCTTTAACAATTTGAAGGGCCCGCAAAAAATTTCACAACAGTGCCAAAAACTTGGTTCTTAGTTACTATAATTTTAAACAGAACATAAAACACAgcaaatagattttaaaatggcCATTTTATTGCCAAAAACAGGATAGTGGCGAGAGACAGAAACCAAAGTGACTGAAATTGTGGGGGACTGATGTATGCATTCCACAGGGAGTCAACACCACAGtccttcaaataaaataaaaaacattttgacattgcAATACAAAGAAACTCCCATGACGAGCTGCTAATTTCATTAATCTGAACAGCCATCTTCCAACTGAGCTCGGCCCCCAATACGGATGAAAAGCACTAAACCCCACCTCACTCACAAAACCAATGACAACAGCAGGTGGCCCTACCACCAGGTTAAAAAGCTAGCATCAGTGAAAGGACCCATTGTATTTGGGTCACGGTGTTGCACACTGGACGTGCCAAACAGCAGCACCCGTGCTGCACTCACTGGCAGTTGCACAAAGATCTGCAGCACGCTGCCCAGAGGAAACCGTGGGAAGCCAGCTGCTCCGCATCAGGGAGAACGTCTGAGGTCTTGGGAAGGAACAGTGACCCTTTTCATGTCTACTCCTTCAATGTCACACTTCATAATGAGTACAAAGCCGAATACATCATAGTGACTGGTTTTGGTTAAAAATGGATTGTatcaacaaacacattttcaaaacaaaataccATGTAGTGCAGCTTCAACACTAATATTCACAGGTATTAATATTACAGATGGTAGCCATGATGCACTTATCATTGCAGGACTTGAAAGTGTCCCTTTCGTACAGCACTGTAACTGCAATGGCCTCTGAAGTAATACACAGAAAACTGCAGACAGAGCGCTCAAATACAAGCGGTCGTACGGTGATGCGTTACGGTCATGGTAGGGTATTAAGGACAAACATACGGTCTCCTATTGTGAAGGATGTCAATCAAAACCTCAGAAAAGCACACCCCTTTGACCAATGCACAAGAAGCAGTGATATCACTAAACTAAACTGCACCAGAAACAAACAACTATGGAGTGAAAAACAGAGTATGATTCAAAGACTAAATGTTACAATTCTtcaacagaaccaaaataatgaATGTTAGAAATACACATTTCCAAATTAAAATGGTTTGATAAGTAAATGACacccagacacccccccccccccaatgtcaTCAGAGGGAGGGATTAATCTGCAACACAAAATCAATCATACTACTACAAACACTGGCCTGCTTTGCCAAATCgcaccatttccccctgcacGCTTTACTGCACGTAGAATCTAAATCTCCTCTAAAGCCTTATTGTAATAAACATTCAAAATTCACAGGGAACGAAGATATCTTGCTGGAGAACAATCCCAATCTAGGCAGTACCAATATCCCTGAAATTGCAATGATTTCCACATAATTTATAGAATCTTTATCAGACGGCTTCAAACAGCATGGGGAGTTGAGTGTACaagctaaaatgtaaatgaaaatgaaacaaaacgtGTCGCAAAAAGTAGCGTACTGTAGCTTCAAACATACAAGAAAATCTCAAGCATTCTGTAGAGATAAAACAAATTTTTCCAACTctgaaacaaaagcaaattgAAAGAAAATTGGTTGCAACGTCATGAATGACCTTTCAAAGGCTACAGTGTATATGCCGTCGACATGACATTATGTGAAGCACTGAATGCCTATGAGGTACGTGTATGAGGTCAGGATAAGGAAACGGAACAGGAAATGCACCAGCCGCTCATTTCAATGCAGTGCCATCATGCTACGAAGCTGAAATCAAGGGAATGTTTCAACCACACCCCatcaaaacaaagcattttactCCCCATTACACACTCTTCTGAGGAGTAGGGTTGGGTTACGGGCTGGATTCTGACCTGTACATAGCAGGCAGTGATGCTGCTGAAGACATAAAAACTAGGCACCTTATTATAAAAATGGAAGAATATGCTcttaaaaacaattttattaAATAGAAATATAGAAATGTTGCCTTCCCATGTTGTCCGTTACCCATGTGACTGCGCTATTGTCAGATTCAATGACATAGGAAAACTGAAGTCACTTGAAATGCAGTTCTAAAAGGATAACTTGGATTGCAGATGAAGGTCCATTGATTTTAAGTGTCACTTCAAGAACTGAAGGTCTGTCTGATGAGATATCGACAGCTTCCCAGTGATAACTATAGCAGTCATCATAGACAGCAATGTTCATATAAGAAAGACCATTAAAATGAACCCCTCCCTCCAAAAGAAAACATATTCAACACCAATGTTTAATACTGTATCACAGAATTTTCATACATGTACGTACAAAAATGTATCCCTTGAAGAAAAAGGGAGCAAAACCaaagggaaattaaattgaaaaataaaccagGTTCACTTATTGTTTGGACTGCCACTGGACTTAGTTTGACAGTCTCAAAGGGGCTTGCCTACACTGTGGTGCATTGCCCAAATGGGCAAATCTGTGTATTCATCACCATACACTTCCATGACTGCAAGAAAGAAAACGGTAACCTGAAGCAGATTATGGTACATTCCCTCCAATGATTTGTCGTACAATAGACAACAAAATGggcatatcttttttttttaaatacaatcaTTGTACTGTAGATGAAGTTGTAACTCCAGTCTATATAAAGAGATTTCAAGTGCTGGGAGTGAAGTCTGGGCCTTGTCTCCAGAAAGGTGCTGAATTCAGCTGCCGAAACCTGGGGGATTTCAGTTAAAGCATCATCGTTGTGTGCAAAAGAAGCAAAGCTTGTATCACAGAGACATAACGTGCAGGCAGTGGATTACTGTATGTATCAAATGACAAGGCTCACACTTCACAAATGCAATTTCACCTTAAAGTTCCAAGCTctgaatacataaaaaaataacttatGTGCTTTAACAATGTTATGGCTTCATTCATAAATGCCACatatgcaagaaaaaaaaaagaacagcaaacagaatattttaaaaatgcataataGAATAGCAAATACCGAACCAAATAGAGAAATGGTTATGTTTTTCTGAGGGGCAACAAGTGACAGTTTCACAAAGGACACTCTAGGACATTTAGAGTACAACCCTGCATATTCAATTATTGAGTTTAAAACTACACCACTGAGAAGGTTTCTCTTTAACTGACCACCAGGATAGCCATCTGTGAATGTCAAAATCTTCCTAAGACAATAAATAGATATGATTTTTTTTGCAGATATTAATTTTTaacttctttcttctttttttttttacagaaaactcAAAGCCCATTTAGAAATGTTTGTAAATATATCCAAAAGATTTCAAATGTTCCAGCCGAGagctctgtttatattcattattaattttgGCAAATACCTTAAATAGAAATGTCCCACAAGTGAGACATACTGTTGACACATGTCAAGCTAAAAACAGTCTAATACTACCTCGTGGTAAGTGAGAAAAGGGGGAGTTCTAACAAATGAAATGGTATAAAATAGACCAAAAGATTTAGTAgcagaatatgaatatgaattcagTTCATCTGAATGTGCTGATCTGCAAAGGCGTGATGCTACTGGCAGCTCCATGAGTTCAGCTGTGAAGGGCAGAATAGCCATACCACAGCAACATAGGGGGCTTCCAATTTCAACTTAAAGTAACACTGCTCTGATTCAGACACAAACTGCTCGCAAGCAAATCAAGGAAATGCATAGTAAAAATAGCAAAGTGACACTATCAAATGTTTCTTTTCTGAGAGTAGGGCTGGGATGCCGTTTTCATCGTTTATAAATAATTCCTGACAATGTGCAAGAATACATTTCAGGTAGTTTCCCAATATGCCAGTGTGTTCACATTGAATAGTGTTTGAAACGTCAGGTTGTCACACTTTTGAGTGTCATTTTAGCCAGCGATGACGACACACTGCTGGAGGTACAAATTTAAAGTAGTCGAGCACCAGGAGTCTGAAGCTAAACGCTGATACTCGAAGTGAACGTTTTTTTAGAGTCGGACAATTATTACTTCTTATGCCTAAAGCAGCATGTCTCGGACATGATGCAGGAAAATAAGAATCCCAACCCTAATTTGGTATCAAGCCTTTGGAGAATAGATGAATAAAATCCATGTGCAGAAGTTAAAAAGGAGCAGCTGGGAAGTGCCAGTCAGTGTGAAGGTGGTACTTTACTCCGGGCGGTGGCTCTACAGCGGTACACGTCTGCTGGGGCTGCACTACCTGTGCACAGGCAGGTGCAGCCCgttgaggggggagaggggcgggtgCAGCTCCAGCTGAGCCAGCAGGGAGAAGTGGTCGGAGgggatgtgggggtgggggcagccCGTGATGCTGTTGTCCGTCAGCCACTGGGTCTCCAGGGGGCCCAGAGCACCCAGAACGCTCATGTGAGTCTTGGAATAGAAAATGTAGTCAATCAcgccctggagagagagagacgagacaCAAAGCAGAGACAGGAGAACGGTAATTATCATTCCTAACGGCCAAAGTAATTACCAAAGTAAATCAAATAATGCTCAGCAAAAGCAATAAGCCCACGGCAGTTTGAATGTAGGATAGAGCAACCTGcctaaatgaaatataaaagcaAGGAACTACGAAAGGCCTAGTCAAGTCCCTTGACCCCCAcactaaattaattcatttattattatgacaAGCCATTTTGCAAGAGTGCTCTGAAAGGCAGGTGTGAACAGGGCTCACCTTGAAGTCGTAGGTGTAATTGGTGTAAGGCATCAGGTTGTTGTCGTACGCGCTCTTCAGCTGGAAGCCGTGTGTGATGCTGCCCTCAGAGTTCCCGTTCTTCCCGTTGCAGCTGAAGTTAGTCAGGCATTCGTTGTACCGCAGCTCTTTGAAGTCCTTGTGATTCTCCGCCACACCGCCATTGCTCAAATACTCCACCACGCCTTCAAATTccgcaaaaaaagagaaatatttaacctcctaagacccgcactcttttttggtatgcatttttaatttctctttgctatttgggcttattgggacctgataagtataaaaactaagcatcatcttttgacatgatgtagtttttgagaaaaatgatgtccacatatgtggactctcggtcttaagaattaagtattacggttgtacagcccaaaatgtggagtccacgcatgtgtacgccaggtcttaggaggttaaagaaATATACCAACATGTAGAAGTCTTTAAAATGCATCAAACATTATATCATTTATTGCTATGGTAGACACCGTCCCTGAATGACtaatttttcacattacatattATCCATTGATGCAGTTTAACGATTCATACTCATATCACTATGCCACAAGTCCCAACCACGAACTAAATGAGTTGCTTTGGGCCAGGTTGAACTCTAATCCCTCTGATACCTGAATCAGGCAGAGAGTTGAGGTCTGCACACAGGACGATGGGGATGGAGACGGGCTCAGACGTGGGAGAGCTGGATGCCTCAGACCCAGAGGCCTTCTCTGCGATGCTCTTCAGCTCCGAGATGAACATCATGGTCTGGATCAGCTTCACGTCCGAGTACTCCGGGTCCCAGTGCATGTGCGCATTGGCCACCAGGAGGAGCTGTTTCTCCTGCAAGGGCTTAGTCCCTAAACGCCAAGCAGGTGGAAGTCAATACAGCTCAATGAAGCACTGATACTGCACTTATGAGATTGACAACAATAAAGCACTGCCAAttcatcacatttcatttttaacaaaTGAGCCACTCAAACACCAGGAGGTTGCATCTCACATCACCTCTCGGAtttgttctgtgtgttggtagatAATGAGGTATAGAACACCTGAAAATGTGAGCTTTATACTCAAGTAGATTTGTTAtctattaaaacagaaaatgctaTGAGCCATTTTGTAATTCAATATTTACCACAGAAAATGAGACAAAACAAGGAATATACAATCACACAACATATGCAAACAATTCTAATTCCTACAAAAATTTAGTAATGCATTTGTTGAaaaatacatgattgtaaaATGAGAACCATAACACCAGCGTGCTCCTTACCACCGGAAAAGATGTCCTTACTGACTTCCAACAATACAGCAACCCCAATGTTGTCTTTTGTCATTACTCGATTCAGCATGACTTCTGATCCTTCAGAGTTTGCCATAGCAACCTGATTGAACTCTACAGTGTGCTTCTGCACTAGTGTAAATCTGCAAAATTAAACCAAACCCACAATTACATGGTGTTCACAACTGTGTGCAACTAAACAAAGATTAGAGAAACAGTTTAATATGCAAGGTCTGTACCAGTGAAAACACAATTTCCACTTCTATCTCTAAAAACGTGAAGAAACAGAAGCAAGGAACAATCCACTATGTGGTGTCAAGTTCACAACGCTTATTACGGTAAAGCTTACCTATATATACAGTTCAAAATGTTGTTATTGGAAAGTTTATCCTGTTTAATGTAAGTTACAGAGAATAAAGCACATAACATTTaatgaaatcaataaaataaatgagctATTCCAAGCTTGGATACCTTGTGGGGTCTCAGCTATTCCTAGTTTCTAATGAAGCTATGTGAGTAACTAGTGCACACCCCCATCATAGGATGTCAGTCTATTACAAGGACAATGTTACTTCACAGCCAAGCAGtggaagccattttatttttccttaccAAATTGACAACTGCTATGGAAAGCAGTTGTCACTACACTCATGTCCTGCAAGCAGCAGGGGGTTCAGTGTCTAATTATAGCTCTGCCAAAAGGCACACGTGAATAACAAGGCGAGAGTATGGTcaaggaggggggaaaaaaataaaataaaataaaactaatggGGAAAGCAAACCAA from Conger conger chromosome 12, fConCon1.1, whole genome shotgun sequence includes the following:
- the cnot6l gene encoding CCR4-NOT transcription complex subunit 6-like isoform X2, which gives rise to MVSLRELLLNNNLLRVLPYELGRLFQLQTLGLKGNPLSQDILKLYQEPDGTRKLLNYMLDNLAVHPEQLPPRPWITLKERDQVIPTAVFTVMCYNVLCDKYATRQLYGYCPSWALNWEYRKKGIMEEIANCDADILSLQEVETEQYYSLFLQTLKERGYDGYFCPKSRAKLVSEQERKHVDGCAIFFKTEKFTLVQKHTVEFNQVAMANSEGSEVMLNRVMTKDNIGVAVLLEVSKDIFSGGTKPLQEKQLLLVANAHMHWDPEYSDVKLIQTMMFISELKSIAEKASGSEASSSPTSEPVSIPIVLCADLNSLPDSGVVEYLSNGGVAENHKDFKELRYNECLTNFSCNGKNGNSEGSITHGFQLKSAYDNNLMPYTNYTYDFKGVIDYIFYSKTHMSVLGALGPLETQWLTDNSITGCPHPHIPSDHFSLLAQLELHPPLSPLNGLHLPVHR
- the LOC133141839 gene encoding C-X-C motif chemokine 11-1-like, whose translation is MRSAAFILLACLLSVNVNGMVIPRGRCQCMDTGIDFIRPKLIEKIEVLSPSLSCEHLEIIVTLKEGGEQKCLNTHSHFAKNLIKNMEKDKRSNARRDEKKHSVH